The window GCTCACCGAGGACGCCGAGGACACCCTCACCGTTGTGGCGCGCTTCCTGGCCCTCCTGGAGCTGTACCGGGAGAAGGCGGTCGTCCTCGACCAGGAGGAGGCGCTGCAGACCCTCACCGTGCGCTGGAGCGGCGGGGACGGCGACGGGATGCCGACCGTGACCGACGAGTTCGACCAGATCGTGGAGGCGAAGGATTGAGCAGCGACGCGAGCGCGGTGGCCGCGCTGGAGCTGAAGCCGGCCCTGGAAGCCGTGCTCATGGTCGTGGACGAGCCGGCGACCGAGGCGCACCTCGCCAAGGTGCTGGAGCGCACCCCGCGCGAGGTCGCGGACGCGCTGCGCGAGCTCGCCGACGAGTACACGGCCGCGCGCAGGGGCTTCGAGCTGCGGCTCGTCGCGGGCGGGTGGCGGTTCTACACGCGGGCGGAGTACGCCCCGGCCGTCGAGGGCTTCGTCCTGGACGGCCAGCAGGCCCGGCTCACCCAGGCGGCACTGGAGACGCTGGCGGTCGTCGCGTACCGCCAGCCGGTGAGCCGGTCGCGGGTCTCGGCGGTCCGCGGAGTCAACTGCGACGGGGTCATGCGGACCCTCCTCCAGCGCGGTCTGGTGGAGGAGGCGGGGACGGAACCTGAAACAGGTGCGATCCTATACAGGACGACGAACTACTTTCTGGAGCGGATGGGCCTGCGTGGCCTGGACGAGCTCCCGGAGCTCGCGCCCTTCCTCCCCGAGGCGGACGCGATCGAAGCTGAGACGCAAGAAGGTGTGCCGTCGTTCGATCCGGACGCACCGGACACCGATGAAGACGACAAGACGACGGAACTTTGATGCGAAGCAGCGGCAACGGCAACGGTGGCAACAGGAACAGCGGCGGCGGTGGCGGCGGCGGGCGTGGTAACGCCCGTGGCGGCGGCGCCGGCGGCGGTGGTGGCTACCGCGGCGGCTCCGGTGGCGGCAGCTCCAGCGGTGGCGGCGCCCGTGGTGGCAGCTCCGGCGGCGGCTCCCGCAGTGGTGGCTCCGGCTCCGGCGGCGGCTACCGCAGCGGAGGCAGCTCCAGCGGCGGCGCCCGTGGCGGCAGCTCCGGCGGCGGTGCCCGCGGAGGCAGCTCCAGCGGCGGCGGCGCCCGCGGCGGCAGCTTCCAGGGCGGCGGCCGCGGAGGCGGCTACCAGGGCGGCGGCTACCAGGGCGGCGGCTCCGGCGGCGGCCACCAGGGCGGCTCCGGCGGTGGCTACCAGGGCGGCGGCTCCGAATCGCGTGACCGCGAGCAGGCGCCCCGCATCCGCAACCCGCGCCCCGAGGAGCGCCGCTACGACGTGGGCCCCGAGGGCGAGCGCAACGGCCGCGGCGGAGCCAAGGCGGGCGGCGGCGGAGCCCGCGGCGCGGCCGACACCAACCGTGGCGGTGCCCGCGGCGACGCCGCGCGCGGTGGTGCCAAGGGCGGCCCCAAGACCCCCAGGACCCCCGGCATCGGCGGGGCCGGCGGCCCGCGCCGCGGTCCGGGCAGCCGCAGCGGCCAGTCCCGTCCGCGCGAGCTGGACGCGCGGATCGAGGAGCGCGTGCGCGACCGGTACGCCGACAAGCCCGTGATCAAGACCCCGAAGACCTTCCCGGGTGCCGAGGAGGAGGGTGAGCGTCTGCAGAAGGTGCTCGCCCGCGCCGGCATGGGTTCGCGCCGCGCCTGCGAGGAGCTGATCGAGCAGGCCCGCGTCGAGGTCAACGGCGAGATCGTGCTGGAGCAGGGCAGGCGCGTCCTGCCCAAGGACGAGATCAAGGTGGACGGCCTGACCGTCGCCACCCAGTCGTACCTGTTCTTCGCGCTGAACAAGCCGGCCGGCGTCGTCTCCACCATGGAGGACCCGGACGGCCGCCAGTGCCTCGGCGACTACGTCACCAACCGTGAGACGCGTCTCTTCCACGTCGGCCGGCTCGACACCGAGACCGAGGGCATCATCCTGCTCACCAACCACGGTGAGCTGGCCCACCGCCTCACGCACCCGAAGTACGGCGTGAAGAAGACGTACGTGGCGGCCATCACCGGCCCGCTGCCCCGCGAGATCGGCAAGCGCCTCAAGGACGGCATCGAGCTGGAGGACGGGTACGCCCGCGCCGACCACTTCCGCGTCGTCGACCAGGTCGGCAAGAACTACCTGGTCGAGGTCACCCTCCACGAGGGCCGCAAGCACATCGTCCGCCGCATGATGGCGGAGGCCGGCTTCCCGGTCGAGAAGCTCGTACGGACCTCCTTCGGGCCGATCGAGCTGGGCGACCAGAAGTCCGGCTGGCTGCGCCGCCTGACCAACACCGAGGTCGGCATGCTGATGCGCGAGGTCGGTCTGTAGGACCGCCCGCCCCTTCCCGGCTGAGAGAAGCCCGCGGTGCCTCACGGCGCCGCGGGCTTTTCCCTTGCCCGGCGACCC of the Streptomyces sp. NBC_01294 genome contains:
- the scpB gene encoding SMC-Scp complex subunit ScpB, translated to MSSDASAVAALELKPALEAVLMVVDEPATEAHLAKVLERTPREVADALRELADEYTAARRGFELRLVAGGWRFYTRAEYAPAVEGFVLDGQQARLTQAALETLAVVAYRQPVSRSRVSAVRGVNCDGVMRTLLQRGLVEEAGTEPETGAILYRTTNYFLERMGLRGLDELPELAPFLPEADAIEAETQEGVPSFDPDAPDTDEDDKTTEL
- a CDS encoding pseudouridine synthase codes for the protein MRSSGNGNGGNRNSGGGGGGGRGNARGGGAGGGGGYRGGSGGGSSSGGGARGGSSGGGSRSGGSGSGGGYRSGGSSSGGARGGSSGGGARGGSSSGGGARGGSFQGGGRGGGYQGGGYQGGGSGGGHQGGSGGGYQGGGSESRDREQAPRIRNPRPEERRYDVGPEGERNGRGGAKAGGGGARGAADTNRGGARGDAARGGAKGGPKTPRTPGIGGAGGPRRGPGSRSGQSRPRELDARIEERVRDRYADKPVIKTPKTFPGAEEEGERLQKVLARAGMGSRRACEELIEQARVEVNGEIVLEQGRRVLPKDEIKVDGLTVATQSYLFFALNKPAGVVSTMEDPDGRQCLGDYVTNRETRLFHVGRLDTETEGIILLTNHGELAHRLTHPKYGVKKTYVAAITGPLPREIGKRLKDGIELEDGYARADHFRVVDQVGKNYLVEVTLHEGRKHIVRRMMAEAGFPVEKLVRTSFGPIELGDQKSGWLRRLTNTEVGMLMREVGL